In Bacteroidota bacterium, one genomic interval encodes:
- a CDS encoding T9SS type A sorting domain-containing protein, whose amino-acid sequence MIKRLLFSFLIIFTVVTVKAQNLVVNPSFEDYTACPTSVGDIYKAVGWDTFNDSPDYFHSCSSNVPNNGYGYQPAAQGGAYAGLITYWDGGLYREIIGDSLSIPLIPFQKYYLSFKVNCADGAPMGYNTNNIGARFSTVKTSTVNINNNATINYNLVINDTMNWLRVSGSFIADSAYKFLLIGNFFDDLNTIVTNPSTGIYAYYFVDEVCLATDSMFCANYVTSINELNDSKTISLFPNPADNLISIQTESGSPISIYNSLGQNVFYRAKCSEMVVINTEDWNAGFYFVNISNTTYKLIIHH is encoded by the coding sequence ATGATTAAACGCCTACTTTTTTCTTTCCTTATCATTTTTACTGTAGTTACTGTAAAGGCTCAGAACCTTGTTGTCAACCCTTCATTTGAAGACTATACAGCCTGTCCGACATCTGTTGGAGATATTTATAAAGCTGTAGGATGGGATACGTTTAATGATAGTCCTGATTATTTTCACTCATGTTCCTCCAATGTTCCCAATAACGGCTATGGATATCAACCAGCTGCTCAAGGTGGTGCCTATGCAGGCTTAATTACATACTGGGATGGGGGTCTTTACAGAGAAATTATTGGTGATAGCCTATCAATTCCATTAATTCCGTTTCAAAAATATTATTTATCGTTTAAAGTCAATTGTGCTGATGGTGCTCCAATGGGCTATAACACGAATAATATCGGGGCAAGATTTTCAACTGTTAAAACATCTACAGTTAATATAAACAACAATGCTACAATAAATTACAATTTGGTTATCAATGATACGATGAACTGGCTCAGGGTGTCGGGTTCGTTTATAGCAGACTCGGCTTACAAATTTCTTCTAATTGGAAATTTCTTCGATGATTTAAACACAATTGTTACTAATCCTTCCACTGGAATTTATGCTTATTATTTTGTTGATGAAGTTTGTCTTGCAACCGATTCGATGTTCTGTGCTAATTACGTTACGTCCATAAATGAATTAAATGATTCTAAAACTATCAGCCTTTTTCCGAATCCAGCTGATAACCTAATCTCAATTCAAACAGAAAGCGGTTCGCCAATTTCAATCTATAATTCACTTGGCCAAAATGTGTTTTACAGGGCGAAGTGTAGCGAAATGGTTGTTATAAACACAGAGGATTGGAACGCTGGATTTTATTTTGTAAATATTTCCAATACGACATATAAATTAATCATTCACCATTAA
- the obgE gene encoding GTPase ObgE: protein MDSNFVDYVKICCRSGKGGQGSVHLHRSKLTAKGGPDGGDGGRGGHIIVKGNKQFWTLIHLKYRKHIIAEPGGAGGSARMTGAEGKDEILDVPLGTIIRDAETGEVEGEITEDGQEIIVVPGGRGGLGNDHFKSSTNQTPRYAQPGGDGRDEWKILELKVLADVGLVGFPNAGKSTLLSVVSAAKPEIANYPFTTLVPNLGIVEYRDYKSFVMTDIPGIIEGASEGKGIGLRFLRHIERNSTLLFLVPADSDDIVKEYKILLNELEKFNPELLHKKRILAVSKCDMLDEELLDEMKKDMNKRFKEKKTVPVLYFSSQTGFGLTQLKDELWKQLNAKDNTFDY from the coding sequence ATGGATTCGAATTTTGTTGATTATGTAAAAATTTGTTGTCGCTCCGGAAAAGGAGGACAAGGTTCTGTACACTTACACCGTAGCAAATTAACGGCTAAAGGCGGACCCGATGGTGGTGATGGTGGTAGAGGTGGACATATTATTGTGAAAGGGAACAAACAATTTTGGACCCTCATCCATTTAAAATATCGTAAACACATTATTGCCGAGCCGGGTGGTGCCGGTGGAAGTGCCCGCATGACAGGCGCTGAAGGGAAAGATGAAATTCTGGATGTGCCGTTGGGGACAATCATTCGTGATGCGGAAACCGGTGAAGTAGAAGGCGAAATTACAGAAGACGGACAAGAGATTATTGTTGTGCCCGGTGGTAGAGGTGGATTAGGAAATGATCATTTCAAATCTTCAACAAATCAAACGCCTCGTTATGCTCAGCCTGGTGGCGATGGACGAGATGAATGGAAAATATTAGAATTAAAAGTATTGGCCGATGTCGGTTTGGTGGGTTTTCCAAATGCCGGTAAATCAACTCTGCTTTCTGTTGTTTCGGCAGCAAAACCTGAAATTGCAAACTATCCGTTTACTACACTTGTTCCTAATTTAGGAATTGTAGAATACCGCGATTATAAATCATTTGTAATGACGGATATCCCCGGAATTATTGAAGGGGCGAGCGAAGGAAAAGGAATTGGATTGCGATTTTTGCGCCACATCGAACGTAACTCTACGCTTTTATTTTTAGTGCCTGCCGATTCAGACGATATAGTCAAAGAATATAAAATTCTCTTGAACGAATTAGAAAAATTCAACCCTGAGTTGCTTCATAAAAAACGAATTCTTGCCGTTTCTAAATGCGATATGTTGGATGAAGAGTTGTTGGATGAAATGAAAAAGGATATGAACAAACGATTCAAAGAAAAGAAAACCGTTCCCGTATTATATTTCTCTTCACAAACAGGATTCGGATTGACACAATTAAAAGATGAGTTGTGGAAACAACTGAATGCGAAGGATAATACGTTTGATTATTAA
- a CDS encoding adenylate kinase produces the protein MLNIVLFGPPGAGKGTQSEKLIAKYQLVHLSTGDILRSEIAAGTQLGLEAQMLMNAGVLVPDEVVIGMISSKLDSNPNAKGFIFDGFPRTEAQAEALDKLLFEKHTSITMMLALEVSDSELTKRLLLRGMDSGRPDDQNEGIIRNRIQEYNNKTAPLKAYYSNQGKYRPVNGIGTVDQIFTNLCAVIDPRSAKSVIDSKPKAEKPVAKVESKPAKKEVAKKEVAKKVVTVAKKAAPKKVVKKVAKKVEKKVAKKVAKKVVKKVTKKVVKKVAPKKVAKKSAPKKVAKKVAKKVVKKAVKKIVKKSSPKKVVKKVVKKVAKKAAPKKAAKKKR, from the coding sequence ATGTTAAACATTGTACTATTCGGACCTCCAGGTGCAGGCAAAGGAACTCAATCGGAGAAATTAATTGCAAAATATCAATTGGTACACCTTTCTACCGGTGATATCTTAAGAAGTGAAATTGCCGCCGGAACGCAATTGGGCTTAGAAGCTCAAATGTTGATGAATGCAGGTGTTTTGGTTCCTGATGAAGTGGTAATCGGAATGATTAGCTCCAAATTAGATAGCAATCCGAATGCAAAAGGATTCATTTTTGATGGATTCCCTCGTACCGAAGCACAAGCAGAAGCGTTGGATAAGTTGTTGTTTGAAAAACATACCTCTATTACCATGATGTTGGCATTGGAAGTAAGTGATTCGGAATTAACAAAACGTTTGTTGTTAAGAGGAATGGATAGCGGTCGTCCGGATGATCAAAATGAAGGAATCATTCGCAATCGCATTCAAGAATACAATAATAAAACAGCTCCATTGAAAGCGTATTATAGCAATCAAGGGAAATACCGACCGGTAAATGGAATCGGAACTGTTGATCAGATTTTCACAAACTTATGTGCAGTGATTGATCCACGTTCTGCAAAATCGGTGATTGATTCAAAACCGAAAGCAGAAAAGCCGGTTGCTAAAGTTGAAAGTAAACCAGCGAAAAAAGAAGTTGCGAAAAAAGAAGTTGCGAAAAAAGTAGTGACAGTTGCTAAGAAAGCGGCTCCTAAGAAAGTGGTGAAGAAGGTTGCAAAAAAAGTTGAGAAGAAAGTAGCGAAAAAAGTAGCAAAGAAAGTTGTTAAAAAGGTTACGAAAAAGGTCGTGAAGAAAGTAGCTCCCAAAAAAGTAGCGAAGAAATCGGCTCCGAAAAAGGTAGCGAAGAAAGTTGCAAAAAAAGTAGTGAAAAAAGCAGTAAAGAAGATTGTTAAAAAATCTTCACCTAAAAAAGTGGTGAAGAAGGTTGTTAAAAAAGTTGCAAAAAAAGCCGCTCCTAAAAAAGCAGCGAAGAAAAAAAGATAA
- the hpt gene encoding hypoxanthine phosphoribosyltransferase, translating to MSSVVIHGHTFKTKISSSEIQKAVGEVAKQINKDLKDKKPLFLAVLNGSFMFAADLMKKVNIECEISFVKVASYEGTSSTGKVKQLIGLNEEIKGRTVVIVEDIVDTGNTIENVWEQLKALGVADIKIATLLFKPNAYTKTVPIEYAAIVIPNDFIVGYGLDYKGLGRNLEDIYVLDYENDKK from the coding sequence ATGAGTAGTGTTGTAATTCACGGACATACGTTTAAGACCAAAATTAGTTCTTCTGAAATTCAAAAAGCAGTTGGAGAAGTTGCCAAACAAATCAATAAAGATTTAAAGGATAAAAAACCTTTGTTTCTTGCTGTGTTGAATGGCTCGTTTATGTTTGCTGCCGATTTAATGAAAAAAGTAAACATCGAATGTGAAATTTCTTTTGTGAAAGTGGCTTCTTATGAAGGAACTTCTTCCACAGGAAAAGTAAAACAACTGATTGGTTTAAACGAAGAAATAAAAGGGCGAACCGTAGTGATTGTTGAAGATATTGTGGATACAGGAAACACCATTGAAAATGTGTGGGAGCAATTGAAAGCATTAGGTGTAGCAGATATTAAAATTGCAACCTTATTGTTTAAACCAAATGCATATACGAAAACGGTTCCGATTGAATACGCAGCCATTGTTATCCCGAATGATTTTATTGTAGGATATGGTTTAGATTACAAAGGACTTGGACGTAATTTGGAAGACATCTATGTGCTGGATTATGAAAATGATAAAAAATAA
- the purE gene encoding 5-(carboxyamino)imidazole ribonucleotide mutase, translating into MTPKVSIIMGSTSDMPIMQEAAKILNEFKIPFEINALSAHRVPEQVADFAKNAHTKGIRVIIAGAGGAAHLPGVVAAFTPIPVIGVPCRSAISIDGWDSVLSILQMPPGIPVATVALDGGQNAGILAVQILAAGDDELLKKVIDFKENLKNKILKANKELSEIKFEFKTN; encoded by the coding sequence ATGACACCAAAAGTGAGTATTATCATGGGTAGTACATCTGATATGCCTATTATGCAGGAGGCTGCCAAGATTTTAAATGAATTCAAAATACCATTCGAAATTAACGCACTAAGCGCCCATAGAGTACCCGAACAAGTAGCTGATTTTGCAAAAAATGCACATACAAAAGGCATCCGTGTAATTATCGCAGGTGCAGGTGGAGCAGCCCATTTACCGGGAGTTGTTGCCGCATTCACCCCAATACCGGTGATTGGCGTACCGTGTCGCTCTGCAATCTCCATTGATGGATGGGATTCGGTACTTTCGATTCTTCAAATGCCTCCGGGGATTCCCGTAGCAACCGTTGCGTTGGATGGTGGACAAAATGCCGGAATTTTGGCCGTTCAGATTTTAGCTGCCGGGGATGACGAACTCTTGAAAAAAGTAATCGATTTTAAGGAAAACTTGAAAAATAAGATCCTGAAAGCCAATAAAGAGCTTTCAGAAATTAAGTTTGAGTTTAAAACCAACTAA
- a CDS encoding helix-hairpin-helix domain-containing protein, whose product MLLLLSFNCSLFTYSQDTTKKVDDSSIQQQLENIAENTNDEEADYTNLVEVLVYSSQNPINLNKTNREELQALELLNDIQINNLLTHIEKNGKLITIYELQGISGFDLQTIQKILPYVKVADNFTSAHFGAKEMFKNGQHVVLFRYGRTIEDQTGFSATDSASLAKSINSRYIGSPDKIYARYRFTYGTNISWGITAEKDQGELFFKNKQKFNYDWYENSLKGNQQTGFDFYSAHFYLKNVKFIKALAIGDYQATFGQGLTLWSGQAFGKSSDIMSTKRSAGGLRAYTSVDENRFMRGGATTLGFKKFEATAFYSRKRVDANVSDTTDTGEAAEISALQETGYHSTSSEIADKDAIRQTMLGGNIAYKGGKFNVGITALSYQLDANYDRALSYYNQFEFASSKNFNAGIDYNFIVRNFNFFGEAAISKNGGKAFVNGTLISLDPRLSLTLLHRYYERNFQNLMSNGFGESTRPANEKGLYIGMVAKPTNKTTVTAYYDRFEFPWLRYQVNAPSYGNDYMAQFNYTPSKKVDMYVRLRTRDKQKNATGVDLINYLVPVKQSNYRFNISYSITPSIKLKNRVELIDYKLDNNKTQKGYLVYQDVVYSKLGKPLSVTLRYAIFQTDSYDARIYAYENDVPGSYSIPAYYDRGSRFYILLDYNLTRRIELWLRYSQTFYDNKDVISEGSLTEIQGNTKSEVRAQVRFKF is encoded by the coding sequence TTGCTTCTACTTTTAAGTTTCAATTGTTCTCTTTTCACGTATTCGCAAGACACTACAAAAAAAGTAGACGATAGTTCCATTCAGCAACAGTTGGAAAACATTGCCGAAAACACAAATGACGAAGAAGCAGATTACACCAATCTCGTAGAAGTTTTGGTTTATTCCAGTCAGAATCCCATCAACCTCAACAAAACGAATCGAGAAGAATTACAAGCACTGGAATTATTAAACGATATTCAAATCAACAATTTACTTACACACATCGAAAAAAATGGAAAGTTAATTACCATCTACGAACTTCAGGGAATCAGCGGGTTTGATTTGCAAACCATTCAAAAAATACTGCCGTATGTAAAAGTAGCCGACAACTTTACTTCTGCTCATTTCGGAGCGAAGGAAATGTTTAAAAACGGACAACATGTTGTTTTATTCCGCTATGGACGAACGATTGAAGACCAAACAGGATTCTCTGCCACCGACAGTGCATCCCTTGCCAAGAGCATCAACTCGCGTTATATCGGTAGTCCGGATAAAATTTATGCCCGCTATCGTTTTACTTATGGCACAAACATCAGTTGGGGAATTACAGCAGAAAAAGATCAAGGTGAATTGTTTTTTAAAAACAAACAAAAATTTAATTACGACTGGTATGAAAATTCGTTGAAAGGAAATCAACAAACCGGTTTTGATTTTTATTCGGCTCATTTTTATTTGAAAAATGTAAAATTCATCAAAGCATTAGCTATTGGAGATTATCAAGCAACATTCGGACAAGGTTTAACGCTTTGGAGCGGTCAAGCATTTGGAAAGAGTTCGGATATTATGTCTACCAAACGATCCGCTGGCGGGTTACGGGCCTACACTTCCGTTGACGAAAACAGATTTATGCGTGGCGGTGCAACCACCCTGGGATTCAAAAAATTTGAAGCAACCGCATTTTATTCCCGTAAGCGTGTAGATGCGAATGTAAGCGACACCACCGATACGGGTGAAGCAGCAGAAATATCTGCCTTGCAAGAAACCGGATATCATAGCACATCGAGTGAAATAGCCGACAAAGATGCGATTCGACAAACCATGTTGGGTGGAAACATTGCTTACAAAGGTGGAAAATTCAATGTGGGTATTACCGCTTTGAGTTATCAATTGGATGCAAATTATGATCGAGCATTATCGTATTACAATCAGTTTGAATTTGCATCTTCCAAAAATTTCAATGCCGGGATTGATTATAATTTTATTGTTCGCAATTTCAATTTTTTTGGCGAAGCGGCTATTAGTAAAAATGGAGGAAAGGCATTTGTGAATGGAACATTAATCAGTTTAGATCCTCGCTTATCTTTAACACTCTTACACCGTTATTACGAACGTAATTTTCAAAATTTGATGAGCAATGGATTTGGAGAGAGCACCAGACCTGCAAACGAAAAAGGATTGTATATCGGGATGGTAGCCAAACCTACCAACAAAACAACGGTTACTGCCTATTACGATCGTTTTGAATTTCCTTGGTTAAGATATCAGGTCAATGCTCCTTCATACGGCAATGATTACATGGCACAATTCAATTATACACCCTCCAAGAAAGTGGATATGTATGTACGCTTAAGAACACGCGACAAACAAAAAAATGCAACAGGTGTTGATTTAATTAATTACTTGGTGCCCGTAAAACAAAGTAATTATCGCTTCAACATTTCTTATTCAATTACTCCATCAATCAAACTCAAAAACAGAGTAGAGTTAATCGATTATAAATTGGATAATAACAAAACACAAAAAGGATATTTGGTGTATCAAGATGTGGTGTACAGTAAATTAGGTAAACCACTCTCGGTAACACTTCGTTATGCTATTTTCCAAACCGACAGTTACGATGCGCGCATTTATGCGTATGAGAATGATGTCCCGGGATCTTATTCCATTCCTGCCTATTACGACCGAGGCTCCCGATTTTACATTCTACTCGACTACAACTTAACCAGAAGAATCGAATTATGGTTGCGTTATTCTCAAACGTTTTACGACAACAAAGATGTGATTAGCGAAGGTTCACTTACCGAAATACAAGGAAATACAAAGTCGGAAGTAAGAGCACAAGTGCGATTTAAATTTTAG
- a CDS encoding alanine dehydrogenase codes for MNKLKIGVLREEKSPPDKRVPLTPLICAELIRKYPHLEIVVQPSKIRCYEDAEYTAFGVPLQEDLSDCEILMGVKEVPKDRLLANKKYFFFSHTIKKQAHNQKLMHTLIEKKIQMIDYETLTDKNHNRIIGFGRYAGIVGAYNGILGYGKKYDLFQLRPANICRDRAEMEEELKRVKLPNIKIALTGGGRVANGAIETLSALRIRKVTPEEFMMGSFREPVYCQLNPRDYVERKGDHNFDLQDFFGHPEHFESTFAKYAKVTDIYISAHYWDPRAPRMFELSDMKAPDFHISVIADITCDVPGSIPTTIRASSIDKPFYGYNIREDKEDLPFNKDTVCIMAVDNLPCELPRDASDDFGKDLMERVLPSIIGEDTDGIIERASICKDGKLMKDFEYLSDYAY; via the coding sequence ATGAATAAATTAAAGATTGGCGTTTTGCGCGAAGAAAAAAGTCCACCGGATAAGCGAGTTCCATTAACTCCATTGATCTGTGCTGAATTAATACGTAAATATCCACACCTAGAAATTGTTGTACAACCTAGCAAAATTCGTTGTTATGAAGATGCTGAATACACGGCTTTTGGTGTTCCATTGCAAGAAGATTTAAGCGACTGTGAAATTTTGATGGGTGTAAAAGAAGTACCAAAAGACCGCTTATTGGCGAATAAAAAATATTTTTTCTTTTCACATACCATCAAAAAACAAGCACACAATCAAAAGTTGATGCATACCTTGATTGAGAAGAAAATTCAGATGATTGATTATGAAACGCTGACCGATAAAAACCACAACCGTATTATTGGATTTGGGCGTTATGCCGGCATTGTGGGTGCTTACAATGGTATTTTAGGATACGGAAAAAAATACGACCTCTTTCAATTACGTCCTGCCAATATATGCAGAGATAGAGCAGAAATGGAAGAAGAATTAAAACGTGTTAAATTGCCCAACATTAAAATTGCGTTAACGGGCGGTGGACGTGTAGCCAACGGAGCAATTGAAACATTAAGTGCATTGCGTATCCGAAAAGTAACTCCGGAAGAATTTATGATGGGATCATTTCGGGAACCGGTTTACTGCCAATTGAATCCACGCGATTATGTGGAACGCAAAGGCGATCACAACTTTGATTTACAAGACTTTTTCGGCCACCCTGAACATTTTGAATCCACATTCGCGAAATATGCAAAGGTGACGGATATTTATATTTCTGCACATTACTGGGATCCTCGTGCTCCCCGTATGTTTGAATTATCCGACATGAAAGCACCTGATTTCCACATCAGCGTAATTGCGGATATCACCTGTGATGTTCCGGGCTCTATCCCAACCACTATTCGTGCCTCCTCGATTGATAAACCTTTTTACGGGTATAATATTCGTGAAGACAAAGAAGATTTGCCATTTAATAAAGATACAGTATGCATTATGGCAGTTGACAATTTACCATGTGAATTGCCACGCGATGCCAGCGATGATTTTGGAAAAGATTTGATGGAACGTGTGCTTCCGAGCATTATTGGTGAAGATACGGATGGAATTATTGAACGAGCAAGTATTTGTAAGGATGGAAAATTGATGAAGGATTTTGAATATCTTTCTGATTATGCTTATTAA
- a CDS encoding DUF4348 domain-containing protein: protein MKKALLAILLGIVLLTIGYWIGYMKSFAEGVANDLNKKKANIEWMQPSATAEQFDSFFEKFISDSTFQLSRIKFPLTSTTLVNGDEYLTEKLQISDWKYTPLYSNDTYTSQIYDNFQMKLRNSDERMFCWKGIENGICIQYMFKCICERWFLIEYNDFST, encoded by the coding sequence ATGAAAAAGGCGCTCCTTGCCATTCTATTAGGTATAGTATTATTGACTATAGGATATTGGATAGGTTATATGAAATCTTTTGCAGAGGGAGTAGCAAATGATCTTAATAAAAAAAAAGCCAATATTGAGTGGATGCAGCCTTCTGCAACTGCAGAGCAATTTGATTCATTTTTTGAAAAATTCATTTCCGATAGCACCTTTCAACTTTCAAGAATTAAGTTCCCTTTGACTTCTACAACTTTAGTAAACGGAGATGAATATCTAACTGAAAAATTACAAATCTCTGACTGGAAGTATACGCCACTCTATAGCAATGATACTTATACATCTCAGATTTATGATAATTTTCAAATGAAATTGAGAAATTCCGATGAAAGAATGTTTTGCTGGAAAGGAATTGAAAATGGTATTTGTATTCAATACATGTTCAAATGTATCTGCGAAAGATGGTTCTTAATTGAGTACAATGATTTTTCTACTTAA
- a CDS encoding ABC transporter permease: protein MIKLLAAIKKEALILLRDRVGLAVLFIMPMILIFVMTLIQDSAFKSLNERGIPILFVDEDKDTLGVSIEQGLRNSGMCTFNNTIDGVPATAEQLEKAVSDGKFLVGIVVPKGATQAIRNNVKTLVQQTLGTSDTSTPISDSIEIKIYIDPITKKSFLTAVTSSLREFISEIKTKIMFQTFSEQISELIPDKNNAPKNAFSQSQIIKYKEVYASKQIGEIVPNAVQHNVPAWAIFAMFFIVLPLAGSMVKEKNDGSVLRLQTVPTSYLIFLGGKISVYILVCLIQFVLMLSVGLVFLPMLGLPTLIIGNSTAAIVFLSLSTALAATGFGVMMGTIAKTEQQGAIMGSLTILLLSAIGGVWVPTYVMPELMRNISVVSPLNWALNGFYELFLRGGGLADIAVGSVKLIVFFVFTMGVSLIVNRFKRKV from the coding sequence ATGATTAAATTATTAGCTGCCATAAAAAAAGAAGCATTGATTCTATTGCGAGATAGAGTGGGGCTTGCTGTGCTTTTTATTATGCCGATGATTCTCATTTTTGTGATGACACTCATTCAGGATTCTGCTTTTAAAAGTTTGAATGAAAGGGGTATCCCAATTCTTTTTGTGGATGAAGACAAAGACACATTAGGTGTTTCAATCGAACAAGGATTGCGTAATTCGGGGATGTGCACATTTAATAATACCATTGATGGAGTACCGGCCACTGCCGAACAATTAGAGAAAGCGGTTTCTGATGGGAAATTTTTAGTGGGCATTGTTGTTCCAAAAGGTGCAACACAAGCCATTCGAAACAACGTTAAAACGTTGGTACAACAAACACTCGGAACATCCGATACTTCAACGCCTATTTCCGATTCGATAGAAATTAAAATTTATATTGATCCCATTACTAAGAAATCATTTTTAACAGCTGTCACCAGTAGCTTGCGTGAATTTATTTCGGAGATCAAAACAAAAATTATGTTCCAAACTTTTTCGGAGCAGATTTCTGAACTGATTCCCGATAAAAACAATGCGCCTAAAAATGCATTTTCGCAATCGCAAATTATCAAGTATAAAGAAGTATATGCATCCAAACAGATTGGCGAAATTGTTCCCAATGCCGTTCAGCACAACGTTCCGGCCTGGGCCATTTTTGCAATGTTTTTTATTGTACTTCCATTGGCGGGAAGCATGGTGAAAGAAAAAAATGATGGAAGTGTGCTGCGTTTACAAACGGTTCCTACTTCCTATCTCATCTTCTTAGGTGGAAAAATTTCTGTTTATATTTTAGTGTGTTTGATTCAGTTTGTATTGATGCTTTCTGTTGGATTGGTGTTTTTACCGATGTTAGGTTTGCCAACATTAATCATAGGGAATAGCACTGCCGCCATTGTATTCCTTTCACTTTCCACTGCATTGGCCGCAACAGGATTTGGTGTGATGATGGGAACCATTGCTAAAACAGAACAACAAGGAGCAATTATGGGTTCATTAACAATTCTATTGCTTTCAGCAATTGGCGGAGTTTGGGTGCCAACATATGTGATGCCGGAGTTGATGCGCAACATCAGCGTGGTGTCGCCACTCAACTGGGCACTCAATGGATTCTATGAATTGTTTTTAAGAGGAGGAGGCTTAGCAGATATTGCTGTCGGTTCAGTCAAACTAATCGTATTCTTTGTATTTACAATGGGTGTTTCCTTAATTGTAAATAGATTTAAAAGGAAAGTTTAG
- a CDS encoding ABC transporter ATP-binding protein codes for MTSVAPIIKIESLSKTFQGADRPAVNGISLAIHEGEVFGLLGPNGAGKTTTISILCGLFPPTNGNILIDGKAIRKDMDDIKQIIGVVPQDIALYPMLTARENLSFYGHMYGLSGKSLKDKIENWLDHFSLTDAANKRLSTYSGGMKRRVNLIAGILHDPKILFLDEPTVGVDVQSRNVIVNHLKGLNTSGMTIIYTSHHMEEAEHFCSRVAIIDYGKIIIEGSPKELIAANTGCRNLEDVFLQLTKRTLGD; via the coding sequence ATGACGTCCGTTGCACCCATAATTAAAATTGAATCCCTTAGCAAAACCTTTCAGGGGGCTGATCGCCCTGCTGTGAATGGTATTTCATTGGCCATCCATGAAGGGGAAGTGTTTGGTCTGTTAGGACCCAATGGGGCTGGAAAAACAACTACCATTTCGATTCTTTGTGGTTTATTTCCTCCAACGAATGGCAATATACTTATTGATGGAAAAGCGATCCGTAAAGATATGGATGACATCAAACAAATTATTGGTGTCGTTCCTCAGGATATTGCCCTTTATCCAATGCTTACTGCCCGCGAAAACTTGAGTTTTTATGGGCATATGTATGGGTTAAGCGGGAAGTCCCTAAAAGATAAAATTGAAAACTGGCTGGACCATTTTAGCTTAACCGATGCTGCAAACAAACGATTGTCTACCTATTCCGGTGGTATGAAACGAAGGGTGAATTTGATTGCCGGTATTTTGCACGACCCTAAAATTTTGTTTTTGGATGAACCTACCGTTGGGGTGGATGTGCAATCCAGAAATGTGATTGTCAATCATTTAAAAGGATTGAATACGTCTGGGATGACGATCATTTATACTTCTCATCACATGGAAGAGGCAGAACATTTTTGTTCACGTGTTGCGATTATCGATTATGGAAAAATTATAATAGAAGGAAGTCCGAAAGAATTGATTGCAGCAAATACAGGATGCCGGAATTTGGAAGATGTGTTTTTGCAGTTGACGAAACGGACGTTGGGTGATTAA